From the genome of Endozoicomonas sp. NE40, one region includes:
- a CDS encoding tagatose bisphosphate family class II aldolase: MALVSTRQMLLDAQAGGYAVPAFNIHNLETVRVVVETAAEMRSPVILAGTPGTISYAGAKYIVDIAEAASQLHDIPIALHLDHHESFESIKALIDLGVKSVMIDGSHHDFEENIRIVSEVVKYAHARDVTVEAELGRLGGQEDDLIVDEKDALYTNPAQAAEFIERTGIDSLAVAIGTAHGMYKSEPKLDFERLAEIREQTTAPLVLHGASGIDREDIRKTIELGVTKVNVATELKIAFSDKVKEHFIDNPEANDPRKYMEPGKEAMANLIREKIDICNSANRV, from the coding sequence ATGGCATTGGTTTCTACCCGACAAATGCTTCTGGATGCACAAGCTGGCGGATACGCAGTACCGGCTTTTAATATCCACAATCTTGAAACCGTACGTGTTGTTGTTGAAACAGCAGCAGAAATGCGTTCTCCGGTTATTCTGGCAGGAACGCCAGGCACAATCAGCTATGCCGGAGCAAAGTACATCGTTGATATTGCTGAAGCTGCCAGTCAGTTGCACGATATTCCCATCGCTCTGCATCTGGATCACCACGAATCCTTTGAGTCCATTAAGGCACTCATCGACCTTGGTGTTAAGTCGGTCATGATTGACGGCTCCCATCACGACTTTGAAGAAAACATTCGCATTGTCAGTGAAGTGGTTAAATATGCCCATGCCCGCGATGTCACAGTGGAGGCAGAACTGGGGCGTTTAGGTGGTCAGGAAGACGATTTGATTGTCGATGAAAAAGATGCACTGTATACCAACCCGGCCCAGGCTGCAGAATTCATAGAGCGTACCGGCATTGACTCACTGGCTGTCGCCATTGGTACCGCTCATGGCATGTACAAGTCCGAACCTAAACTCGACTTTGAACGTCTTGCGGAAATTCGGGAACAAACGACAGCCCCCCTGGTTCTACACGGCGCATCGGGCATTGATCGTGAAGATATCCGAAAAACCATTGAGCTGGGGGTGACAAAGGTCAACGTAGCCACTGAGTTAAAAATCGCTTTTTCAGATAAAGTAAAAGAGCATTTCATTGATAACCCGGAAGCTAACGACCCAAGAAAATACATGGAACCGGGCAAAGAGGCGATGGCTAACCTAATAAGGGAAAAAATTGATATCTGCAACAGTGCTAACCGGGTTTAG
- the nagA gene encoding N-acetylglucosamine-6-phosphate deacetylase, with translation MKAIPVSGDYCLKARQVFTADGMKDNAYVHISNGHIESIGFELDPRYQLIDLGDRKLLPGLIDLHIHGQSGADAMDATPESLATIARDLPKNGVTGFLATTVTAPWEKILAALANIRECMGQDTNQKGAELLGSYLEGPFFTPKHKGAHPEQHFLSPSAQRIDELIEVAGDSLKVAALAPESEGAVTATERLKANHVRVALGHSDATFEQATACIDAGASIAVHLYNGMSGLHHREPGCVGAFLASDSVTTEMIADGVHVHPAALKLSWKCKGTDKSVLITDCMCAGGLPDGEYQLGELPVTVIDGVARTRCGSLAGSTLPMNKAIRNMVALAGVPEADAIKMATEVPAKLLGIDNRVGVIAPGREASLIVTDNDYNVELTLMKGQPIYPEQRESK, from the coding sequence ATGAAAGCGATCCCGGTCTCAGGTGATTACTGCCTGAAAGCTCGCCAGGTTTTTACTGCCGACGGCATGAAAGACAACGCTTATGTCCATATCAGTAATGGTCATATTGAATCAATCGGCTTTGAGCTTGATCCCCGTTATCAACTGATTGACCTGGGTGACAGAAAGTTACTTCCCGGACTGATAGATCTGCACATTCACGGTCAGTCCGGCGCGGATGCCATGGATGCAACGCCGGAATCACTGGCAACTATTGCCAGAGACCTCCCAAAAAATGGAGTGACCGGCTTTCTGGCAACCACGGTAACGGCTCCGTGGGAAAAGATTCTGGCAGCCCTGGCCAACATACGGGAATGTATGGGACAGGATACCAATCAGAAAGGTGCTGAATTGCTTGGAAGCTATCTGGAGGGTCCGTTTTTCACTCCGAAACACAAGGGCGCGCATCCAGAGCAGCATTTTCTGTCACCTTCCGCTCAACGGATTGATGAGTTAATCGAGGTGGCAGGCGACTCATTAAAAGTCGCAGCGCTGGCTCCTGAAAGTGAAGGTGCTGTAACAGCCACTGAGCGACTGAAAGCCAATCATGTGAGAGTCGCTCTGGGGCACAGTGACGCCACGTTCGAACAGGCAACAGCCTGTATTGACGCAGGTGCCAGCATAGCAGTCCACCTCTATAACGGCATGAGTGGTTTGCATCATCGTGAACCCGGGTGCGTGGGGGCCTTCCTTGCCAGTGACTCTGTCACGACTGAAATGATTGCAGATGGTGTCCATGTTCACCCGGCAGCTTTGAAACTGAGCTGGAAATGCAAGGGAACGGACAAGTCTGTCCTGATTACTGACTGCATGTGTGCAGGTGGCCTGCCAGATGGTGAATACCAGTTGGGAGAGCTTCCGGTAACCGTGATCGACGGTGTTGCCAGAACCCGTTGTGGTTCATTGGCAGGCAGTACGCTGCCAATGAATAAAGCTATTCGCAATATGGTGGCACTGGCCGGAGTGCCGGAGGCCGATGCGATAAAAATGGCCACAGAAGTACCAGCAAAACTGCTTGGAATAGACAACAGAGTTGGTGTTATTGCCCCGGGAAGGGAAGCCAGCCTGATTGTTACAGACAACGATTACAACGTAGAGCTGACACTGATGAAAGGTCAGCCAATCTATCCTGAACAGAGAGAGTCAAAGTAA
- the agaF gene encoding PTS galactosamine/N-acetylgalactosamine transporter subunit IIA, translated as MIGIVVTGHLNFATGFQSALSAISGDERQIEYVDFLESYSTSDLEQKLREASDRVDTGDGVLFLSDIPGGSPFQRAAQVAADMSHADVIAGTNLVMAAEACMERDDLELNALVEQVLEVGVMSIKSVRSQQKSDKHSDSATGDGI; from the coding sequence ATGATTGGAATTGTGGTCACCGGGCATCTTAATTTTGCCACCGGCTTTCAGTCTGCTCTGTCTGCTATCTCCGGCGATGAGCGACAAATTGAGTATGTCGATTTTCTTGAGTCTTATTCAACATCAGATCTTGAACAGAAATTGCGGGAAGCGTCTGACCGAGTGGATACCGGCGACGGTGTACTGTTTTTATCAGACATTCCCGGCGGCTCTCCGTTTCAGCGTGCAGCGCAGGTAGCTGCTGATATGAGCCATGCTGATGTGATTGCAGGTACGAACCTGGTCATGGCAGCAGAAGCGTGCATGGAAAGAGATGACCTTGAATTGAATGCTCTGGTAGAACAGGTACTGGAAGTTGGCGTTATGAGCATCAAAAGCGTTCGCTCTCAACAAAAAAGCGACAAACATTCCGATTCTGCCACTGGTGACGGTATCTAA
- the agaV gene encoding PTS N-acetylgalactosamine transporter subunit IIB: protein MSNPNIVLVRIDNRLLHGQVAVTWSHHAGGNLILVANDDASSDEVRQNLMDMAAPSTMATRYFSIQKTIDVIHKASPAQKIVLVVETPQDVLQLVKGGVPLTQVNVGNMHFSDGKNQVHKTVSVDQSDIESFRSLNEMGVQCTIQRVPTEDPIDIMSVI from the coding sequence ATGAGTAACCCAAACATTGTACTGGTTCGTATTGATAACCGTTTATTACATGGTCAGGTTGCAGTCACCTGGAGCCATCACGCAGGCGGCAACCTGATTCTGGTGGCTAATGACGACGCGTCCAGCGATGAAGTTCGTCAGAACCTGATGGATATGGCGGCTCCGAGCACCATGGCAACCCGCTACTTTTCCATTCAAAAAACCATCGACGTGATTCACAAAGCCAGTCCTGCCCAAAAAATTGTTCTGGTGGTTGAAACCCCTCAGGATGTACTGCAGCTGGTGAAAGGCGGTGTGCCTCTGACTCAGGTTAATGTAGGCAACATGCACTTCAGCGATGGTAAAAATCAGGTTCATAAAACAGTCTCTGTTGACCAGAGTGATATTGAATCCTTCAGAAGCCTGAATGAAATGGGCGTTCAATGCACGATTCAGCGTGTTCCGACAGAAGACCCTATCGACATTATGAGTGTTATTTAA
- a CDS encoding SIS domain-containing protein yields MSTYLTFDESYLRDIYGEHTAKEITHQPAMWRQAFNNIETIRGEIDAFLAPVMKKDNVRVVLTGAGTSAFAGKTLAPHLTKVTGRRFDAVSTTDIVAAPGEYLGEQVPTLVISFARSGNSPESVATVDLADQVLNDCYHLVLTCNPEGQLAKAAQTKKNMFCLLMPEGTNDKSFAMTSSFTSMMLSALCIFDPSEGLANSVESICTNTEQLIAEKAAEMKALAAKACERVVFLGSGSFQGLAQESALKLLELTAGKVVAIHDSPLGFRHGPKSVVNDKTIIFNFMSNDRYTRQYDQDLLAEIRQDNQAMHIVALSDGADEQVMSGNVICTETQAGNENVWLSFPFIALAQTFSFFKSVQLNITPDNPCPTGEVNRVVQGVTIHPYNKK; encoded by the coding sequence ATGAGTACCTATCTGACCTTTGATGAGAGTTATCTTCGGGATATTTACGGCGAACATACAGCAAAAGAAATTACACACCAGCCAGCGATGTGGCGTCAGGCTTTTAACAATATAGAAACGATCAGGGGTGAAATCGATGCTTTTTTAGCCCCGGTAATGAAGAAAGACAATGTCAGAGTGGTTCTGACGGGGGCAGGTACGTCAGCCTTTGCTGGTAAAACACTTGCACCACATCTGACTAAAGTGACCGGACGCCGTTTTGACGCTGTGAGCACGACTGACATTGTCGCTGCACCGGGTGAATATCTCGGTGAACAGGTGCCAACTCTGGTGATTTCTTTCGCACGATCCGGCAACAGCCCTGAAAGCGTGGCAACAGTGGATCTTGCCGATCAGGTCTTAAACGACTGTTATCACCTTGTACTGACCTGTAATCCAGAAGGACAGCTGGCTAAGGCGGCTCAAACTAAAAAAAATATGTTTTGCTTGCTTATGCCTGAGGGTACTAATGATAAAAGCTTTGCTATGACCAGCAGCTTTACTTCCATGATGCTCAGCGCCCTCTGTATTTTTGATCCATCCGAAGGGCTGGCCAACAGTGTGGAAAGCATTTGCACCAATACAGAGCAATTAATCGCTGAAAAAGCAGCAGAAATGAAGGCACTTGCGGCCAAAGCCTGTGAAAGGGTGGTGTTTTTGGGAAGTGGCAGCTTTCAAGGGTTGGCGCAGGAATCCGCTCTTAAACTGCTGGAGCTGACTGCCGGGAAAGTGGTCGCAATACACGACTCACCTCTGGGCTTCCGCCACGGGCCAAAGTCTGTCGTCAATGACAAGACCATTATTTTCAATTTTATGTCCAATGATCGCTATACGCGGCAGTACGACCAGGATCTGCTCGCAGAAATAAGGCAGGATAATCAGGCAATGCACATTGTTGCGCTGTCCGACGGCGCCGACGAGCAAGTCATGTCAGGAAATGTGATCTGCACAGAAACACAAGCTGGAAATGAAAATGTTTGGCTTTCATTTCCTTTCATTGCTCTAGCTCAAACTTTCTCATTCTTTAAATCCGTACAATTGAATATAACACCGGATAACCCTTGCCCTACCGGAGAAGTTAATCGTGTCGTGCAAGGCGTCACTATCCACCCTTACAACAAAAAATAA